The Candidatus Acidiferrales bacterium DNA segment CATAGATTTGCTCGGGGAATAACCTGCGCCATTATAGTCCTTAACGTCAGCACCAGATGGAGATTCCGTCAGGGTTCCGTTAAGCTTGCCGCCGGCTTTCTGGTCAGTGAAATCGCACTCCAGCGGTTCACGGGTCTCTACCAATTGAAATCCTTTGGGGCGGGTCAAACGAAAGTCTTTCTCCCTCGGTCTTCCAATCAGTTGCAGAGCTTCCTTGGCACACCCTTTGGTACAGCGGGGCATTGACCAGCAGCAATGCACATGCGGTCGGGTAGTAATCGCAGGAGTCCGGCCTCAGCTGGTCGCCTGACTCTGGCCCAGCCTCAGTTGGGCCCGGCAAGAACGGCAAAACCGGCCTGGTTTGACGTCCACCGCTTCGACGGTATGGGAGGTGTGCATGACGCATTGCCAACTCTGGCAGTGGGTCAAGCCAAAGGTGTGGCCCAGCTCGTGGAGGATCTCCTTGAGCAGGCGTTCGCGAAGAAGCTTCTCATCGGCCGGCAGGCCGTACACTTCCTGCTTGAGCCGATAGAAAGAGACGATGGCACAGGGATTGTTCACCTGCGCCTCGCCGAAGACAAAAGTCAGGACGGGAATGAACAGGTCAAGGTCGGTCACGCCGACCACGCGGAGGGCATCCTGGGGGAGGTCCGAGCTGAGGCGCTTCAAAATTTCGGTGGAATGATATTGGCCGCGCAAGGGGTTAAAGGCAAAGGAAGGGTTAACCCATTCCTGGCCAACCTTGGATGGCAGCCCCAGCAGGACGCCGGCGCGCTCCGCCAGCAACTCCAGCAGCGCCGCCGTGGTGCTGGAGGGCGCACCCACGCCGACGAAATGGAGCGCCTTCATGGCTCTTCTGGCTTCTTCCAGCCGTATTTCTTGAGTTTGTTGTAAAGGGTGACGCGATCAATCCCCAAAACGCGGGCGGCATGGGTCTGGTTCCAATTAAACTCCTCGAGCACTTTGCGGATGTGCGCCTGTTCGAGCTCTTCCAGCGTCCGCGGCACCTGGTTCGGGGCGCGACTGACCTGGAAGGGAAAGTCGGCGGCCTGAATCTCCGGTTCGCGGCCAATCACCATCGCCCGCTCGATGGCGTTTTCAAGCTCCCGCACGTTGCCGGGCCAGGGGTAAGCCAGCAGCAGGTCCATCGCTTCCTTGGACACGCCGGTGAAGCGCTTGTTCATGGCCCCGGAAAATTTCTGGAGAAAATGCTCCACCAGAAGCGGGATATCCTCGGTCCGTTCCCGGAGCGGAGGCAAATCAATGCGGAAGACGTTCACCCGATAGAAAAGGTCGGGCCGAAACGTTCCCTCCCCCACCAGCTTATCGAGATCCTTGTTGGTGGCGACGATGCAGCGGAAGTCCACTTTGATGGTCAGGTTCCCGCCCACGCGAGTGATTTCTTTTTCCTGGAGGACGCGCAAGAGGTCGGTTTGGGTTTTCAGGCTGATGTCGCTGATCTCATCCAGGAATACCGTGCCGCCGTCGGCCACCTCAAATTTTCCCTTCTTGCGGTATTGCGCCCCGGTGAAGGCCCCTTTTTCGTGGCCGAACAATTCTGATTCGAGCAGCGTTTCGGTGAGCGCCCCGCAGTGGATGGTAACCATCGGCATATAGCGCCGGGGGCTGCCGTCGTGGATGGCTCGCGCCACCAGCTCCTTGCCTGTCCCGCTCTCCCCGTGGATCAGCACGGTGGCGTCGGTTGGCGCCACCGTGTGAATCAAATCAAAAACGTGCTGCATTGCCGGACTCTTCCCCACAATGTCGGCCGGCTGAACGATCTCTTCAATCTTCTCGCGCAGGCGAATGTTTTCCATCTTGACGCGCCGTTGCTCAAGCCCGTTGCGCACCACCGTGGCCAGGTCGTCCGGGTCGAAGGGCTTCATGATGTAGTCAAACGCGCCCGCTTTGAGGGCTTGGACAGCGGTTTCCACCGAAGCGTAGCCGGTCATGATGATGACGACAATGTTGGGATCAATTTCGTGGATTTTGCGCTGAAGTTCGAGCCCGTCCATCCCGGGCATCTTGATATCCACCAGCACCACATCACACGATCGCTCCTGGATTTTGAGCAGCGCCTCGCGGCCCGAGGCAGCGCTTTCCGTCGCATACCCTTCCTCGTGAAACCATTTGGAGAGCGAATCGCGCACGATCAACTCGTCGTCCACCACCAGAATGTTGCCGGTTGCCGTTCTTGCCGTTTCCGATGCCATGACTTGGCTACCTCCCGTAACTCAACCCAAAACCACCCGGCCGGCAGTGAGGTCGGCCGCGACTTGCCCGGGTTCAGCTCTCTCGAAGGCTCCCGCAGGTGGAGAGAGCGGGAGCGTGACGGTAAAGGTTGAGCCGCGGCCTTCTTTGCTGGTCACGTCAATCGTTCCCCCATGCTGTTGGACAATGCCGAGGGCCGTGGCCAAGCCGAGCCCCACCCCGCGGCCTTCTTCCTTGGTGGTGTAAAACGGTTCAAAAAGATGGGGGAGCACGGCGGGCGATATCCCCGCGCCGTTGTCGTTGACCGCGATGACGATCTTGGTCGGGTCGCCACTCGGCCTCGACTCGACCAGGAGCGTGCCCCCGTGGGACATCGCCTCCACCGCGTTCATCAAGAGCGCCAGCACCACCTGCTGGATCAGACTGGAATCGCAAACCACTGCCGGCAGCGACGCCTCCAGCCGCTTTCCCAGGTTGATATTTTCCAGTTCCAATTGGTGTTGGATGAGCAGCAAGCAGCGCTCGATCAGCGCATTGACGTCGGCCGGCTGGAATTTCGCGGGGGATTGCCGGGCGAAGGCGAGCAGGTTGCGCACGATGTTTCCGCAATTCATGCTCTCGGTTTCGATCAACTCGAGTTGCGAGCGGATCTCGGCGATTTTCGCCTCGTCCAGGTCCTGCTTGCCAAGCTGCCGCGAGGCGAGCTTGGAGTAGGTGAGGATGCCGGTCATCGGGTTATTGATCTGGTGGGCGACCACCGCTGCCAGCCGGCCGATGGACGCCATTTTTTCCAGGCGGATCGACTGCTGGTGGGCCTGGTCGAGTTCGGCGGTCTTCTCCTCCACCCGCTGCTCCAGCGTCTGGGCCCAGCGCACCAGCTCGTCATGGGCGCGTTGCAGTTCCCGCGTCATGCGGTTGAAGGATTCAGCCAGATTCCCGATTTCATCGTTCGCGCCAATGGGAATCGAATAGTTCCAATCTCCCCGGCCGACGCGCTCGGTGCCCACCACCAGTTCCTTCACCGGCCGGCGGACCACCAGCCAGACAAAGAGGGCGCTGATGAGGGAGATGCAGAGCACCGCCACCACGGTCGAGGCCAACAACTGCCGGCTGCCCTGGGCAATCTCTTGATCCACCCGCGCGAGCGACAGGTTCGTATCCAGCACACCCAGAATGTGCTGCGAGGCCGGGTGCGCGTGGCAGGCAGCGTTGGAACAATCCGGCGCGTTCTCGATGGGGTTGATGAGCCCCAGGACGCGACCGTTGACGGGGGTCGGGTAAATGCGAAAGCGGTCGGGCCGATCGAGCCGGGTGAGTGGCTGCGCCTCGGCGTGGCAGCGGTAGCAGGCCTCGGCCGCCTTGTCCACCGTCGTTCCGATCTCGGCCCGGTCGGTCGAAAAGATGATGTCGCCCTTTTCGTTGAAGATGCGAATCTTGCTGATGCCCGGCTCGGCTCCGATGGTGTTGAGGGTGTGGTAGAGGGCTTCCCGGTCGTTGCGCAGCATGTGGTAGCGGGTGCTGCGCTTGATGAGGTCGCTGATGCGGTCGGCGCTGGCGAACACATTTTCCTCAAGATGCCGGCGGTGCACCCGCATGGCCATCCAACCCTGGATCCCGAAGATCACCACCATGGAGCCGATCAGGCACACAATGAGCTTGGTGCTCAACCGCAGCGAGAGAAACTGCCGCCCGATTGTCTTCCAGCTCATTGGCTGACAGCCGGCGCCCTCTCTTTGTGCGCCGCTTCCTCCTCCACAAAGATCGGCAAATACTTCGCCGCTGCGGCAAAGATGGCGAACCCGAGGGAAACGATAAAGAGCGTCAGCGTGAGCTCCATCCAGGTCGGGAAATATTGCTTGCCCAGGCCGCGCTCCATCCCGGTAATGGCCACATTCAGCCGGTTGGCGACGAAGCCGAAAATCACCATGACGGCGCAGGCATAGAGACCCTTCAGATTGCGCCGGATGCGCCCCCACGACAGCAGCATGACCGGCAAGAGGATGCCCAGCGCCGCCTCCAACCAGAACAGGTAGGTCTCCGTCCGCGGCATCCAAAGATATTTCCAGGCGCCCCGATCGAGAATATCTTCCACCCGAAGCACCCCATAGACGCTCAGCACCACCACCATCACCCGCGCCAGGCCGGTGAGCAGTTCCCGCTCGAGCTGCTTTCTGAAGGCGCGCGAGCTGAGAAATGATTCAAAGATCGTCATGGCCAGCCCCACCCCGATCGCCGAGATGAAAAAGAAAACGGGAAGCAGCGGCGAATACCACAGCGGATAAAGTTTTTCCGGAACGATCAGGTAAAGGCTGCCGAGCGAAGACTGGTGCAGGATCGAGAGAATCACTCCGGCCACGACCAGCGGCGGAGTGATTTTGTGATGCCACGTGACCGCCCGAATCCAACCCAGCCGCTCCAGCACCACCGGTAGAAATTCCAGCGCCAAAACGGCCGTGTAGAGCATCACGCACCAGGCCACCTCGAACATCACCGAACGCGGGTTCCACATGATGAGCGGATGCCAGATGTTCCACGGCTTGCCCAGGTCATACAGCAAGGCGAAGATCACCAGCAGGTAGCCTAGGAATGCGGTCAGGATGGTGGGCCGCAAGATCGGCCGGTATTTTTCAAGGTTGAAAACATAAACGGTGGCGGCAAGGGTGAAACCGCCCGCCGCCAGGCCCACGCCGCAGAGCACGTCAAAGCCGATCCAAAGCCCCCACGGAAATTCATCGGAAAGAGCGGTGGTGGCGCCCAGACCGCCGGTGAAACGCCGAAAGGTTATATAAAGGCCGGCCATCAACAGCACCACAAAGATGCCGAGCCAGAAACCTAACCGCGGAAGCTTCTTTGGCCTGGCAAGCGTCAGATTCGTTCCCAACATTCTTGTCTTCCTCCATCCCGTTCCCCATCCCCCATGTTCGAGACGGGGAGGGCTCAGGCGGGGCCGCCCGGTTTCCTTACGCCGGCTGATGCGGCCTGGCGCTCGGCCCCTTCCGCCTTGGCA contains these protein-coding regions:
- a CDS encoding sigma-54 dependent transcriptional regulator, producing MASETARTATGNILVVDDELIVRDSLSKWFHEEGYATESAASGREALLKIQERSCDVVLVDIKMPGMDGLELQRKIHEIDPNIVVIIMTGYASVETAVQALKAGAFDYIMKPFDPDDLATVVRNGLEQRRVKMENIRLREKIEEIVQPADIVGKSPAMQHVFDLIHTVAPTDATVLIHGESGTGKELVARAIHDGSPRRYMPMVTIHCGALTETLLESELFGHEKGAFTGAQYRKKGKFEVADGGTVFLDEISDISLKTQTDLLRVLQEKEITRVGGNLTIKVDFRCIVATNKDLDKLVGEGTFRPDLFYRVNVFRIDLPPLRERTEDIPLLVEHFLQKFSGAMNKRFTGVSKEAMDLLLAYPWPGNVRELENAIERAMVIGREPEIQAADFPFQVSRAPNQVPRTLEELEQAHIRKVLEEFNWNQTHAARVLGIDRVTLYNKLKKYGWKKPEEP
- a CDS encoding ATP-binding protein, encoding MSWKTIGRQFLSLRLSTKLIVCLIGSMVVIFGIQGWMAMRVHRRHLEENVFASADRISDLIKRSTRYHMLRNDREALYHTLNTIGAEPGISKIRIFNEKGDIIFSTDRAEIGTTVDKAAEACYRCHAEAQPLTRLDRPDRFRIYPTPVNGRVLGLINPIENAPDCSNAACHAHPASQHILGVLDTNLSLARVDQEIAQGSRQLLASTVVAVLCISLISALFVWLVVRRPVKELVVGTERVGRGDWNYSIPIGANDEIGNLAESFNRMTRELQRAHDELVRWAQTLEQRVEEKTAELDQAHQQSIRLEKMASIGRLAAVVAHQINNPMTGILTYSKLASRQLGKQDLDEAKIAEIRSQLELIETESMNCGNIVRNLLAFARQSPAKFQPADVNALIERCLLLIQHQLELENINLGKRLEASLPAVVCDSSLIQQVVLALLMNAVEAMSHGGTLLVESRPSGDPTKIVIAVNDNGAGISPAVLPHLFEPFYTTKEEGRGVGLGLATALGIVQQHGGTIDVTSKEGRGSTFTVTLPLSPPAGAFERAEPGQVAADLTAGRVVLG
- the hybB gene encoding Ni/Fe-hydrogenase cytochrome b subunit: MLGTNLTLARPKKLPRLGFWLGIFVVLLMAGLYITFRRFTGGLGATTALSDEFPWGLWIGFDVLCGVGLAAGGFTLAATVYVFNLEKYRPILRPTILTAFLGYLLVIFALLYDLGKPWNIWHPLIMWNPRSVMFEVAWCVMLYTAVLALEFLPVVLERLGWIRAVTWHHKITPPLVVAGVILSILHQSSLGSLYLIVPEKLYPLWYSPLLPVFFFISAIGVGLAMTIFESFLSSRAFRKQLERELLTGLARVMVVVLSVYGVLRVEDILDRGAWKYLWMPRTETYLFWLEAALGILLPVMLLSWGRIRRNLKGLYACAVMVIFGFVANRLNVAITGMERGLGKQYFPTWMELTLTLFIVSLGFAIFAAAAKYLPIFVEEEAAHKERAPAVSQ
- a CDS encoding archaemetzincin family Zn-dependent metalloprotease; amino-acid sequence: MKALHFVGVGAPSSTTAALLELLAERAGVLLGLPSKVGQEWVNPSFAFNPLRGQYHSTEILKRLSSDLPQDALRVVGVTDLDLFIPVLTFVFGEAQVNNPCAIVSFYRLKQEVYGLPADEKLLRERLLKEILHELGHTFGLTHCQSWQCVMHTSHTVEAVDVKPGRFCRSCRAQLRLGQSQATS